From the Saccharomycodes ludwigii strain NBRC 1722 chromosome I, whole genome shotgun sequence genome, one window contains:
- the RCF2 gene encoding Rcf2p (similar to Saccharomyces cerevisiae YNR018W | RCF2 | Respiratory superComplex Factor) — protein sequence MKILTQEEIEAHRYHTLSGGLQGAIAGLVVSGLIFKLGPRRYPKFNPKNMPWSMKTAIFITPPTLLMSICAEEASNNFDKRMYGGDETHSEAMEEHRRWKNLPIKDKVVEGLNNNKYKIIVGAWAGSLYASWKIIDRDTLMTKAQKAVQARMYAQAISVLLLLASVGLSVYEKKLHPDAVADARKKRWEQALARAEEEDALAQGTMNRTNEERVKSKIFRYD from the coding sequence atgaagatttTAACACAAGAAGAAATTGAAGCTCATCGTTATCATACTTTAAGTGGTGGTTTGCAAGGTGCTATCGCCGGTCTAGTTGTTTCTGGTCTGATTTTCAAATTGGGTCCACGTCGTTACCCTAAGTTcaatccaaaaaatatgCCATGGTCCATGAAAACCGCTATATTCATCACACCACCAACTTTGTTGATGTCTATTTGTGCTGAAGAAGCTTCTAACAATTTTGATAAAAGAATGTATGGTGGTGACGAAACTCACTCCGAGGCTATGGAAGAACATAGAAGATGGAAGAATCTGccaataaaagataaagttGTTGAAGgattgaataataataaatacaagATTATTGTTGGTGCTTGGGCTGGATCATTGTACGCTTCTTGGAAAATTATTGACAGGGACACATTGATGACTAAAGCTCAAAAAGCTGTTCAAGCTAGAATGTACGCCCAAGCTATATCggttttgttgttgttggcTTCTGTTGGTTTGAGTGTTtatgaaaagaaattacATCCAGATGCTGTTGCCGATGCTAGAAAGAAGAGATGGGAACAAGCTTTAGCTAGAGccgaagaagaagatgctCTTGCTCAGGGTACTATGAATAGAACTAATGAAGAAAGAGTTAAGTCTAAGATTTTCAGATATGATTAA